The window AATGACTGTCTCGGTTAATGCTGAGCATTAATAGAGGTGGTTGTTTTTTATGCCCGTTTTAGAGGTGCTAAAAATGATTGCAGTAAATCATTTTTCGGAGTAGTGCGCGATGACACAACTGTTTGAGGACCTAACCGGGTGATTTCTAAGTTTAGGGACCGAGATGACACAGCCGAATaagtttgaggacctaaacGGTCGATTTGTGAGTTTAGGAATCGGAATGACACAGTCGAACCAGTTTAGGAACCGGTGATGGGCTTTACTCTTTACAAATTATTTGTTGCAACCGTTGATGGTATGTAGAAGGTGCGCATGAAGAGGCGAATATTGCTTGCAATTTATATAATGGCTAAAGTCCTATTCAGATGGGAGTTTTATAAGCTACAGTTTTATTTTATTGTGCAAATCGAAGCACTGTAGCATAAACTCTTTCGTAAATTCGGGGCAAAAACAAACTACAGAAACTAGGCGaaactatattttttttaacttcacCGACTTTCAAAACGTATTCTAAGAGAATCTCCAACAACATATTACTCATCCCTCTTCTCAATaccaaaaaataatattttggtgGATTACCaatctaagagcatctccaacagattactcGTTCCTCTCCCCAAAACCAAAAAATTGATATTTTGGTGATGGAGGTGCTACAGCAGATTACCAATCTGATCCCTATTATCTATAAATTTTTggtaatcaccaaaacacacctctctctctcacctaaATGAAGAGGATTTTCCCTCTACCCTATTATTGGTGATTGGATTTTGGTAATCTACTGCAGCAACCATTACCTAAACAACAAAAGTAGTTATTGGTAATGAAGAAAGAATGTTTAGGGTATGAGGTCCCTCCCCCCAATACCaaaaaattgatgttttggtgatgGAGGTGCTCCAGCAGATTACCAATCCGATATCCCATTACCTATAAGTTTTTggtaatcaccaaaacacacATCTCTCTTACCTAAATGAAGGGGGTTTCCCTCTACCCTATTCTTGGTGATTGGATTTTGATAATCTGCTGCAGCAACCATTACCTAAAAAATAAAAGTAGCTATTGATAATGGAGAGAGAGACTATTTAGGGTACGAGATATGATTAATCTGTTGGAGATGTTCTAATCTCCGTTACCTATAAGTTTTTGGTAATGGCCAAAATCAATATCTTTCGCACCTAAATGTAGGGGGTTTTTCTTTACCCTATTCTTGGTGATTGAATTTTGGTAATCAATTGCAGCAATCATTACCTAAAACTTAAAAATTGTTCTTGGTAATAGAAAGAGAATGTTTTGGATATAGGATATGAGTAATCTGCCGGAGATGTTCTAACCCATCTCCACTCAACAACCAACCACATATAAAGTATAGTCCATTTCTAACAACATCTAATTGTAGAACCGTCGAGTCATTTGTAGTGCAATCACCGATCGAGTGTGACTTAGGTACTAGTATTTATCTCCCATGATGGATTTGTGTACTCTTATGATGACTACTCTTGTGAGTAAATAAATCTTTTAATGATACTATCATCCCCCTACTCCTTTTGAAAGGTCGCAAAGAGCGCATGTGCTGATTGTGATTTGCATTCATACCAGTGTATCAAAACCCTGTATAGAGGATAATGGAGCATTCATGGATGGCACTCTACTGAATGCTACTAGTACTCGCGTttaattttgatttgatgaacaactctctctctctctctttttgaaaGGTACTAATGAATTCACAACTGGTTGCAACGTGTTTTACCAGCGGTTTCCGTGCGAAGGGCCGCCGCCTTTTCAAAAAGGCCTTTCCTTGCCCCAGGCAGGCCCAGTCCACTCACCCCCCACGCCTTCCTCGCCTGCcgcgcggccatggccggcgacgcCCGGGCCGCCGGGgacgccgcgcccccgccgcgcccagtcGCCGACGGCTTCCTCCGCTTCCTCATCCCGGCGCCCAAGccgcgcccggccgcgcccACCACGGCTCCCGCGCGCCTCgtgccgccgcaccgcctcgtcgcgccgcggcccgcggcccCCGCGCTGCTGCGCCCCGAGGAGCGCCTCCACATCGTCCCGCCCACGCGGCCCGACTGgctccctccgccggcgccgcggcagcctcctgctccgcctcctcctcgcccgccgtcgccgtgggGCGCGGGGGCGAGGCCGCGGCCGTTCCCGCCGGCGTTCAGCGAGCCGAGGACGGCGCCGCGCAATGCGGGTCGCTTCGCTGGACAGGTGAACGGCgcgagggggaggagccccgcggccgccgcccagagTAGTGGAGGAGGTCGCTCTGGTTCTCAGAagcccaaggcggcggcggcggcggcggttcgcaaggagaagaaggcgTGGGTCGCCGTCGAGAAGAAGGGCGAGGATGCCGGTGACGATGATCGGGAGGCGATGAGCGAAGGGTATTCCGGTGGGGATGAGGCGGGCACTGAAGCCGAGGACCGACTCGAACCGGAGAGCGAGCAGGACACCGGTGGTCATCTCCGGGGTCTCGATCGGGAAGACGTCGCGAAGAATTCTCTGGACATGGCTGCTAATCAAGAGTGGTCCGACGTCGGCGGCAGCGAGCGGCCAAGCGAGGTAGGAAATATCTGCAGTCTCTCCGTTGTGGCAGTGAAAATGCAAACCGTTCATGTTCATCGATCGATCCCACATGGTTTGTTCATGCGCTTGCTGAAGCTGAATTACCTGCGCTCGTTTATCTGTTCTGCAGCAGCTCGTACGTCAGTCGAATCAAGTACCACATTCACGGGGCAGAATGCGCCGATCGCCGGTGGAATGCCGCCCCGACATCGACACCTTTACGCCAGGCTTGCTTGCGCTCTACGAATCCCTGAGGCCGTCAGAAGAGCACAAGtcaaagcagcagcagctcgtggaCTCTCTGGCGAAGTCTGTCAGCAAAGAGTGGCCCAATGCCCAGCTGCATCTCTACGGATCAAGCGCCAATTCGTTTGGAACATCACACAGTGATGTTGATGTTTGTCTTGAGATGGAGATTGGCACCGCGAGCACAGTTGAGGTTCTTGTGAGGTTAGCAGATGTATTAAGAGCTGATAATTTCGACAATGTGGAGGTAAGCCTTTGTTGTGTTTTACTATTGAATTATGCAGCATTCTCATCCAACTTACTTGCGTTGCTATGCACATTGTTGTGCAATTCTGTACTTGTGTTCAATTTGTATTGTACGTGTCATTGAACTCTAATGAAGACTTGCCTTCCATGTCTTCGCATGATTGTCTGTTCATGTTTTTCCTCTTGGTCTTCCATGTCTTCGCATGATTGTCTGTTCATGTTTTTCCTCTTGGTCTCTAACATGAAGTTTATGCAGGCAATTACCAGTGCCAGAGTTCCGATTGTAAAGATGTCCGATCCAGGAAGTGGCTTCTCTTGTGACATATGCATCAACAATCTCTTTGCTGTTGCTAACACAAAGCTTCTCAAGGATTACGCCCAGATAGACCAGAGATTGCTTCAGTTGGCCTTTCTTGTGAAACACTGGGCCAAACTGAGGGGTGTCAATGAAACATACCGTGGAACCCTCTCTAGCTATGCGTGAGTAAAATTGATATTTTTAGTTTTAATACAAATTAAGGTTCTAATCTTTATTTACATGAA is drawn from Panicum virgatum strain AP13 chromosome 1N, P.virgatum_v5, whole genome shotgun sequence and contains these coding sequences:
- the LOC120654485 gene encoding UTP:RNA uridylyltransferase 1-like isoform X1, which produces MAGDARAAGDAAPPPRPVADGFLRFLIPAPKPRPAAPTTAPARLVPPHRLVAPRPAAPALLRPEERLHIVPPTRPDWLPPPAPRQPPAPPPPRPPSPWGAGARPRPFPPAFSEPRTAPRNAGRFAGQVNGARGRSPAAAAQSSGGGRSGSQKPKAAAAAAVRKEKKAWVAVEKKGEDAGDDDREAMSEGYSGGDEAGTEAEDRLEPESEQDTGGHLRGLDREDVAKNSLDMAANQEWSDVGGSERPSEQLVRQSNQVPHSRGRMRRSPVECRPDIDTFTPGLLALYESLRPSEEHKSKQQQLVDSLAKSVSKEWPNAQLHLYGSSANSFGTSHSDVDVCLEMEIGTASTVEVLVRLADVLRADNFDNVEAITSARVPIVKMSDPGSGFSCDICINNLFAVANTKLLKDYAQIDQRLLQLAFLVKHWAKLRGVNETYRGTLSSYAYVLMCINFLQLREPKILPCLQAMEHTYTMTVDDTECAYFDELHQLQDFGAENKESIAELLWAFFDYWAFRHDYRRGVISVRTGSTISKQEKNWTTRVGNDRHLLCIEDPFETEHDLGRAVDRQTIRILKEEFERAAALLQYNNDPCVALFEPYDHEN
- the LOC120654485 gene encoding UTP:RNA uridylyltransferase 1-like isoform X2 — encoded protein: MAGDARAAGDAAPPPRPVADGFLRFLIPAPKPRPAAPTTAPARLVPPHRLVAPRPAAPALLRPEERLHIVPPTRPDWLPPPAPRQPPAPPPPRPPSPWGAGARPRPFPPAFSEPRTAPRNAGRFAGQVNGARGRSPAAAAQSSGGGRSGSQKPKAAAAAAVRKEKKAWVAVEKKGEDAGDDDREAMSEGYSGGDEAGTEAEDRLEPESEQDTGGHLRGLDREDVAKNSLDMAANQEWSDVGGSERPSELVRQSNQVPHSRGRMRRSPVECRPDIDTFTPGLLALYESLRPSEEHKSKQQQLVDSLAKSVSKEWPNAQLHLYGSSANSFGTSHSDVDVCLEMEIGTASTVEVLVRLADVLRADNFDNVEAITSARVPIVKMSDPGSGFSCDICINNLFAVANTKLLKDYAQIDQRLLQLAFLVKHWAKLRGVNETYRGTLSSYAYVLMCINFLQLREPKILPCLQAMEHTYTMTVDDTECAYFDELHQLQDFGAENKESIAELLWAFFDYWAFRHDYRRGVISVRTGSTISKQEKNWTTRVGNDRHLLCIEDPFETEHDLGRAVDRQTIRILKEEFERAAALLQYNNDPCVALFEPYDHEN